TTTCGATCAGTGGGTAATGAATGGATAGGGCATCAATCGATGCTTGGAAACCTTAAAATGAAACCGATAACTACACATCAATACTTGAGCATATGCATGGATGGTCAATTTATTCATGTTTTTCATAAACTGACTAGCCAATTGAGCGtcctttttgtttctaaaCAAAGCTTTGCATTAAAGTAACTTTAAACTGTTTCCtcattgtttctttatGTCAGATATGGAGCATCAATTGACTAAGGTTTTGGTTGGACAATTCCtagaaaaaaatggtttTACCGACTCTTTGGCTAGTTACTTAAGAGAATCGGGGGTATCTATGACTTCTGTGAAGCAAACGGAGTATGATGACCTGgaagatatcatcaaagaCAGAGTTGGTTTCAATGAACAGGCTGTCGTtcagaaattgaaaactgttTCCCTTAACAGTGAGCTTGATCCTGAGAATGTTACAAAATTTACGATACCTAGTTGGAACCACCGATTAGCATGGGAAGAAGTGGTATCGACATCAGAGCAGAGATCTCTTGTTATAAAGACGAAATTTTTGACGGATAATCTTCTTGCCTGTGCCACAGTCGATAAAAAATTGATCGTATCAGATGTCGATCATAATAATGTGACGGTAGATTCGATTAGCCAGCCGGGCatcatcaaatattttggtCCTATAACAGAAAAATTTCACTATACGGGTACAATTGACGGTAAGGTTAATATAAGAAACTTGGTTGATGGTGTCAACAGTCAATCGTGGAGTTTTAATTTACCTGGAAGAGCTGTAATGGCCATGGAAATGGTGTTATTAGAAGATGGAAAGATACTCTGTTTCTATTGCTCGTTGAATAACACAATTAATGCCTACGTTTACAATTTGGAAACGGAAGAAACGAGTAAGGTAAGTGAATATAAGCTCCTTTCTGTGTGTACCGCACTACAGTTAGCATTCTCTGAGGACGGATGTCCTGTGTTATTCTTAGCAAGACAAGATTTTACTCAAATTatgatattcaaattcagaaatcatcaaatacaTCATGTTGCTAACATTGCTTTAAATACGGCACAATTTAGTACCCATTCTTTCAACGTTTCCGATATGCTTATCACTTCTTTCACACCGTCTTGGCATCCTATAAATTCTCACATCCTACAGATAAATAGCACAACAATCCTTGCTGTCGCTACATCCCATATTCCATATATGCGAATTATTGTCACAAAAGTTCCGAGCTTGGATGATTATACTGTTGAAGATTTGTCTGTCAACTCCTCTTCCATCCCACAACGGAGTGTTCTAGACGAATATATCAGTAACAATGCATCAATTACTGAGACAGTAACCACCACCACAAAGACGCATTACGATTCTATCTTACAGAATATTGCCACTGTAGTACCACAGGATAGTTATTCTCAGCCTATTTTGCAAGTGTCTTATTCACTTGGTGGTTTAGTCGTTGGAGCAGATAACGGATTATATGCCGTGGATTTACGGAAATCTGACACATGGCCCCTAAAATATGGCAAAGAGGATAGAATTAAGTCTTTAGACATTTACAAAGATAGCATTTGCGTTTCGCTTGCCTCAAAGAAGTTGGTGATGTGGAAGCTAAAGTAGTCATATATAGTTCATCATAGttaatatattattatttctttctaCTTTTCAGATCCAAACCTTATTTTCAGTGATAGAACTCAGAAGGAGTTTGTTAATGTATAACTGAAGTATCATAAACATATAAGCTGTAACAGAAAAACGCCACTCCGTCGAGCGGAGGGCGTGTACCTAGTATTGAGCCATTACTAGTGGAACAAATGGCGTTAATCTTCTCGATAGACCTCCTCTTTCGAAGAAAATTGTACTCACGTGACCTGAGTTACACTGTcacatctttcaaagaaacatgTAAAGGTTGATTCAACCAATTTGAACCTTCGCAGCacctaaaaaaaaaaaggttaCCGGGAACAAGATAACTCGCTAAGCAACGACTTGCTAGTACTACAGCAACGTTTGAAATATGACATCTGTTCAGCCATTTGAGGCTACTGATTTTTTCAGTTTAAATGCAGTGAATCTAGATACATTTACAGAGAACTTTCCTATTGAGTTTTATCTTGAATATCTAATTCTATGGCCATCGCTAATGTTCAAGAGCATAGAGATGACTTCTCCGCTGCACGGTTCAGAGGAATATGAAATATCGGGATATATGATGGGTAAAACAGAGGGAAAAGGACAAGACTGGCATGCACACATTACTGCTGTGACGATATCACCTAGGTTCAGGAGAATATCGCTTGCATCGATGCTATGTGACACATTAAAAACCATAACAGATAACTCCCCGCATAATGTGAACTTTATTGATTTATTTGTGAAATGCAATAACCAATTGGCGATCAGTTtatatgaaaaattggGATATTCTGTCTATAGAAGAGTTGTAGGATATTACAACTCGCAAACTGATCCAATACCTTCCCGGTCAACAAAACCAAATGACCTCAAGGATGCCTTTGACATGAGACATGGGATGGAAAGAGACCAGGGAAAAAGTCTTCGTGCTGATGGACGGAAACATAATTGCTTGCCGATGGACATACGGTTTTAATGCTGTACTTTTAAAATTATAATAGCTTTTAAATTTGTATACTTAGTGTTTCTATGTTACACATGCGTCTTTCCCTGCTTTTACTTCGATAGATTGCTCGATTCATTTCGTGTTAGCTTCAATTTCCCGGTGTGTTAAGAGGTAGTTGAGATAATAGGTATTTAATGGGGTTCTGTTAAGATTCAACATCATGGACTGGTGGCTTGTTGGCAGCATTACGATTTCCACCACGGAAGCCACCGCGGTTACCGCCACGGTTACCTCTATATCCACCACGACCTCTGAAGCCGCCACGACCATTGTTTCTTGGTCTGGCTTGACCGAAAGTATCCAAGTTGACCTGGCGTTCCTCTTCCCATTTGGCAGAAGACGAGTTTTCTACGGCGGAACTTGAAATGGAATCAAAGAATGAGGATTTTTTATCGTAGAAAATCTCATCTGTCTTGGAGGTTTGCTTCTCTTGTTCTATATCTGATTCTCTGGGCTTTTCAGCATTCTGGAATTTGGCGTTGTTACTTTCGAAATCAAATTCAGAATCTGGAACAGCAGAAGGAGCCACCGCAGCCACAGGAGCAGCAGGAGCCGCAGACTTCTGCTGTTGCTGGTTAGGAACTTTCTTTTCGGTAACAGGCTGTTGGCGGGTCTGCTGTCtttgctgctgctgttttTGCTGGTGTTGTTGGGGAACTTGCTGCTGATCCTTGTCTGGAGCGTACACACCATACCCGGCCACCGCAGCAGGAACGTTGGGCCCATTTGCATTAGCCAACGGAGCTGGTGGTTGACCGCTTACCTGAGGTGGCAATACAGGTTGTACTTGTTCCAAAGGAACGTCTAAAATGTTTAAATCCTTAACGTCATTACCGTTGAAAGGCACCGTATCGTAGATATTAGGGTTGGGATAGATTTCTTCCGGGCCCCATCCCTTGCGTCCCTCTGTACCGAAACAACGAACTTGTCTTAAAGTAACAACACCTTTCTCAGAGTCAATAGACTCCAATAAGCCGACATAACGGTTATCAGTATTCGAAATAAGAGCAATAGTCTTACCAATATATTGCGACATCCTTTCAAAAAGTGGACACTCTATAATCAATAAATTAACTTCTAAAACCCACTAGATACAAACAAATATCCTTCTTGAACAACGATCAAAGTGTGGGAATAGTTCTAAATTAAGAGCGAACGTTAGCAGATGCAGTCAGTATTATTCAATGTCATAGTCCCTTAGATTTCTAAAGattcttcaattggaaATACCTGCATGGAAATTCATAGTTTTGACGGTTTCAATATTAATTTTCGATGTTGACGAATGGCATTTCAAAACCACGTGATCAATATcaacactttttttttttcttttcgaagaaTCCTCACTTCGAGGCAGACGAGAGCCAAAAAATGTGTGGAGAAGGGACATTACAGCCgaaaaactggaaaataaTCTGTGATAAGTGACCGCTATTCATCTAATTGGGGAATAATTCTGGGAAAGTAACTACTATATAAATGGAATATAATTTCTAAGGTGTAAAGTGCAAAATGTTCCTGTTTTCAAGCCTAAACTCTTCGGTTGGAAGCGGAgaataataaaatcaaaaaaaaaagtaaattTAGTACTTTGCAGTGCTTATTGAATGAATCACCGCCCCTCTAACAATTTATTGTGAACAGGAGATAATCAATTTTATAAACGCCGAAGTTTAGTAGATCAGGGTCAATTAAATCACGTACCACCGTAACATATGGCAAGTTTAGAGAATGCTTTCGTTGGGGCAGTCTCCAGCGGGTTTGCCAATTTGGCAGTGTATCCACTTGATTTGGCGAAAACTGTGATTCAAACTCAGTTGAAACAAGGTGATTTGTACCCTTCTTCTGATGTTCAAGCTGATGTCTCTACCAAGGAAAGTACTGGCTCCAGTAAACCGAAGAAACACGGTATACAGCAGATTAAACCGAAGCCTGAACCTCCGACAGCGACTAAAGAGTCATTGGAGCAGCGGTATAAGCATGCATTAGATGTGATTGTAAAAGTTTATCGGAATGAAGGGTTTGGTGGATTATACCATGGGTTAAGCGCATCATTGCTTGGAACTTTCATACAGAGTTTCTCttatttcttctggtaTACCTTGATCAGAAGACATTATTTCCGTGTGAAGAAAGTGAAGGGTGAGGCTGCCAggttttcaacaattgaagaattgcTGCTTTCCATGCTGGCAGCAGCAACCTCTCAGTTATTCACTAATCCAATCAACATTGTTTCGACAAAACAACAGACTAGACGTGGTTTAGAAGGGGACAACAGTTTCAAGGCTATTGCCAAGGAGGTTTATGATGAGGATGGGATTACTGGATTCTGGAAAAGTCTGAAAGTCTCGTTAGTCCTAACGATAAATCCTTCCATTACTTATGCCTCAGCcgagaaattgaaagatataCTTTACCATGTGGAATGGAACGCCAAGGATTTGAACGATTCCTCTTTGCAATTGAAACCTGGTCAGAATTTCTTGATTGGTGTACTCTCTAAGATCATCTCAACTTGCCTCACCCATCCATTGATTGTGGCAAAAGCATCATTACAACGTTCCTCATCCAAATTCACCAGCTTCCAAGAAGTTCTAACTTATTTATACCGCCATGAAGGTGCCCATGCCCTCTGGAAGGGTCTTCTCCCCCAATTAACCAAAGGTGTGATTGTTCAAGGCTTGTTATTTATGTTCAAGGGAGAACTAGCTAAACACATCAAGAAGCTACTATTTTTGTTGCAGGTTTATAGGAAAGGAAGAACTATCAAAGCCAATTGAATGCAACCAGAACCGCTCTCATTTGCAGcattttgttctttcttaaTCACATATTCTTGAGGAGTAAGTATAAGcaagcttttttttttaatatatACAAATTACAGCGCTCTGCTacaaaataatgataaatTGAATCTGAAATTATATGCCAAATGTTCGTTATAGTGAGCTATCAGTAACTGATTAGCTCAAACTTGATTCTAATGCTTGAATTGGTCGTTAATGATCATTGACTAAGGTATTAGGAGTCTTACTAACTTCAGAATTAGTTTTTCTTAGTGGCCTCGGTGGATTCACTTTCGGTTCTGGCATTATGTGGCTTCTTTTCGCCATCTTGGGGGGCAGCTTTTTCAGTTTGACTTACAGTTTTGGCATCAACAGCATCTAAACTTAGTTCGTCCTTAACTCTAACAACTGCatccttttcttgttgctcttcttccttcatGATTTCCACTTGTTCCTTCAACTGTGCCATCTTAGATTTGTTAGTAGCAGAATCCTCTTCAACAACATTGACCTTAACTTCATGGTACAACTCGTCTGGAATACCAGATAAGACGTCACATAAGGCGTCATACAACGTCTTCTTAGAACCAATATCACCGTAAGTGTATGCGGTAGCCATAACTAGTAAAGTTGATGGAATCTTATCCTTCAGCCTCATGTTTAACCAAATCTTCAAGTTATCACGTAGAACACTTTCTTCCACGTTCAAGTTTCTGATACCTCTAGAAGCACAAGCCGTACGCAATTCAATAGCGTCTAATGATTCAACTCCTTCGTAATAGATAGCCAAATCATCCGTCTTTAACTCTAACATCTTGTAACGGATACGGTAACGTAACATGACATCGGTACCAAATGGTTGCAAGTTAATGTATTTAGCAATGGCGACTAAATATGGTCTGGTCAAGTTATCCAACACAGTATCGTCTGTAAATAGACGTGCTACTTGGATTAGTTGTTCACGTGATTCTGGTTCACCAGTTTCTCTAACGTGCTTGTAAAAGCTATTAAAGACCAACTTTTGTTCCTCAGTAATGTTACTTGGCTTGAAATGGGATTTGTTTTCCTTGATTATTTCAGACATAACTGATCTAGTCTTTCTAAGACTCTCAAGCTTAGTTTGTTTATCTTTCTTAGATTCGTAAGTGGAAGGCAAAAGATTTGGGAAAAGTTTCAAGGCAATTGGCAACAAAAGTTCAGCAAATGGGACAATGACAAAAGCACTGAATGGCACTAGTCTAATCATATCTTGAGtagttcttttcaattgaatcttttctctACGACTTAGTTCGTAACCAGCTGACATCTTCATAACCAATCTCATGGCGATCTTAACTTCGAGACCTAATAATTTGGTACCATCCCAATAATGCTGAGCTTCATGTTTAACTTTAGCCCACAGTGATAGCTTTGGTTCAGCTTCTTTCTTAACCGGAAGAGCTGGTTTAGGTTGATGTTGTAGCGCAGTTGACGGTTGTTGTGGCTGTACTGGCTGTTTTTGTTTCGGAGTTTCTTGAGAGTAATAACGAGGAGCCACTGCTAGCGGAAACTGACGAGTTGGACCAATAATAAAACTTCTACTTGGTGCGCGAAGCCCACGACCTAATGCGATGGATCTTAACACATATCTCATCTCAAAACAGATATAGGAAATATTCGTAAACTTCGGGGAGCAAACTGGTCCTGTATATTCTCGTCAATGAATTAGAATAATTATCTTAATTCTGAGTAATGCGGAAAAGAGCGATGGCAATACCAAATGGCTTTATATCAAATCTTGGGAACACGTATGAAGATTTGTGTAATTATAATTGCAGTTAAAATGGTTATAATTCGAATTTGACGGAAATAGAAAAAAGCGCAGATATTATAGAACCAAAAGAATGTAAAGTAAGTAGACCCACTAGATTGACAATTCACACAGAGATaggaaaatgaaatctAGATGAAATTTTAAAGATTACACTCATCGATTAAAGCTTCTCTGAATTTACTACTTTACTTATTAAACTCAGCTCGGATCTTCCGCAATTACCATACACTAAGAATGAATTTCGAGAAAACGgctcaaagaaaatgttgaGAACAGTGGGAATTCCGTCGACCGGAGATTACCCGGAGATGATATTTGAGGCATgtgattttgatttcacGTGACTTATATTTCCTTTGTAATTTGTATGACGACAGTTTGTTCCTCTGTGAGCTAACACAAAGTGTCAAGTTAGACGGGGTTTCTGGCATAGCAACAGCCTACCATATCAACGTAGCTAACTGACCATTTCTCAATCGAATATGCTAATTCctaaatttttttttggataaatAAGTGTATATGTGCGTGTATAAGGACACTATAAAAGCTTCCGCAGCTTTATCCAAGTCCATGGAACAAAGAAACTTGAACGctccttcaattcattgattCTAAATGTCGGTAGGTGAGCGTTTTTCTCAAGGAACCATCGACGTTGCAACGAAAGTAAAACAAAATAGATGAATGAAGGTGGTTCTTGTCCATGAAAGGAACATTTCTCAAATCGGTTTATAATTCGAAAGGTCGATATTGGGAAATTTCTAGTGGAATCCTTTTTGAACTCATCCTTTTCGATGGTTTCATAAACAGCTTCGTACTGTTTCATTCGGGATTGGAAATCCGAGATACACCAATCTTTATTGCTTAAGTGTTTATAATCATCGGATTGTCTTACTTTCCAGTAAAGATGTTCCTCAATAATGTGTTCGGAATCTACGATAACTTCGATGAATACAACTCTGATCGGTACGTTTGAATACTCTTGCAAAGTGTCCAAGATCAGATTCCTCCTTTTTATAGTAGAATTAGTCGCGTCAAAGATTCCCACATGGTTATCATAATCTGCTTGCAACCAACTAAGTAagtctttcaatgatttaAGTGCAATTTCATCCCTAGACTTAACACTCAATGGGTCAGACATATCAAATAGTTGGTCATTCGGAAGTGAGTTAGCATCATTTTCCAGCTGTCGTCTTCTTTGACCAGCATTGAAAATACGACAATTGCCAGAAATGGTCGATTCGATTTGTTTAGCAATGGTAGATTTACCGCGAGCCGGCAGCCCAACCATTACAATTACGGTTTTCGTACCGTGTTGATGTCCGCTGATTTCGCTgtgttgaaaagaattcattTTTGTGTCGTTGTAGTGTCACTATTAGCCGTTGAATCTTTTGCATGTAAAAAAGGAGAATACGTGTATCTCTTGTGGTGATCTATTGAAAGTAGTTGGAAAATAG
The genomic region above belongs to Kluyveromyces lactis strain NRRL Y-1140 chromosome B complete sequence and contains:
- the SCD6 gene encoding Scd6p (some similarities with uniprot|P45978 Saccharomyces cerevisiae YPR129W SCD6 Protein containing an Lsm domain may bind RNA and have a role in RNA processing overproduction suppresses a null mutation in CHC1 which encodes the heavy chain of clathrin), with translation MSQYIGKTIALISNTDNRYVGLLESIDSEKGVVTLRQVRCFGTEGRKGWGPEEIYPNPNIYDTVPFNGNDVKDLNILDVPLEQVQPVLPPQVSGQPPAPLANANGPNVPAAVAGYGVYAPDKDQQQVPQQHQQKQQQQRQQTRQQPVTEKKVPNQQQQKSAAPAAPVAAVAPSAVPDSEFDFESNNAKFQNAEKPRESDIEQEKQTSKTDEIFYDKKSSFFDSISSSAVENSSSAKWEEERQVNLDTFGQARPRNNGRGGFRGRGGYRGNRGGNRGGFRGGNRNAANKPPVHDVES
- the YLH47 gene encoding Ylh47p (similar to uniprot|P89103 Saccharomyces cerevisiae YPR125W), with the translated sequence MRYVLRSIALGRGLRAPSRSFIIGPTRQFPLAVAPRYYSQETPKQKQPVQPQQPSTALQHQPKPALPVKKEAEPKLSLWAKVKHEAQHYWDGTKLLGLEVKIAMRLVMKMSAGYELSRREKIQLKRTTQDMIRLVPFSAFVIVPFAELLLPIALKLFPNLLPSTYESKKDKQTKLESLRKTRSVMSEIIKENKSHFKPSNITEEQKLVFNSFYKHVRETGEPESREQLIQVARLFTDDTVLDNLTRPYLVAIAKYINLQPFGTDVMLRYRIRYKMLELKTDDLAIYYEGVESLDAIELRTACASRGIRNLNVEESVLRDNLKIWLNMRLKDKIPSTLLVMATAYTYGDIGSKKTLYDALCDVLSGIPDELYHEVKVNVVEEDSATNKSKMAQLKEQVEIMKEEEQQEKDAVVRVKDELSLDAVDAKTVSQTEKAAPQDGEKKPHNARTESESTEATKKN
- the NAT3 gene encoding peptide alpha-N-acetyltransferase complex B subunit NAT3 (similar to uniprot|Q06504 Saccharomyces cerevisiae YPR131C NAT3 Catalytic subunit of the NatB N-terminal acetyltransferase which catalyzes acetylation of the amino-terminal methionine residues of all proteins beginning with Met-Asp or Met-Glu and of some proteins beginning with Met-Asn or Met-Met), with product MTSVQPFEATDFFSLNAVNLDTFTENFPIEFYLEYLILWPSLMFKSIEMTSPLHGSEEYEISGYMMGKTEGKGQDWHAHITAVTISPRFRRISLASMLCDTLKTITDNSPHNVNFIDLFVKCNNQLAISLYEKLGYSVYRRVVGYYNSQTDPIPSRSTKPNDLKDAFDMRHGMERDQGKSLRADGRKHNCLPMDIRF
- a CDS encoding uncharacterized protein (some similarities with uniprot|P40433 Saccharomyces cerevisiae YIL107C PFK26 6-phosphofructo-2-kinase), whose protein sequence is MNSFQHSEISGHQHGTKTVIVMVGLPARGKSTIAKQIESTISGNCRIFNAGQRRRQLENDANSLPNDQLFDMSDPLSVKSRDEIALKSLKDLLSWLQADYDNHVGIFDATNSTIKRRNLILDTLQEYSNVPIRVVFIEVIVDSEHIIEEHLYWKVRQSDDYKHLSNKDWCISDFQSRMKQYEAVYETIEKDEFKKDSTRNFPISTFRIINRFEKCSFHGQEPPSFIYFVLLSLQRRWFLEKNAHLPTFRINELKERSSFFVPWTWIKLRKLL
- a CDS encoding uncharacterized protein (similar to uniprot|P53270 Saccharomyces cerevisiae YGR117C), coding for MSDMEHQLTKVLVGQFLEKNGFTDSLASYLRESGVSMTSVKQTEYDDLEDIIKDRVGFNEQAVVQKLKTVSLNSELDPENVTKFTIPSWNHRLAWEEVVSTSEQRSLVIKTKFLTDNLLACATVDKKLIVSDVDHNNVTVDSISQPGIIKYFGPITEKFHYTGTIDGKVNIRNLVDGVNSQSWSFNLPGRAVMAMEMVLLEDGKILCFYCSLNNTINAYVYNLETEETSKVSEYKLLSVCTALQLAFSEDGCPVLFLARQDFTQIMIFKFRNHQIHHVANIALNTAQFSTHSFNVSDMLITSFTPSWHPINSHILQINSTTILAVATSHIPYMRIIVTKVPSLDDYTVEDLSVNSSSIPQRSVLDEYISNNASITETVTTTTKTHYDSILQNIATVVPQDSYSQPILQVSYSLGGLVVGADNGLYAVDLRKSDTWPLKYGKEDRIKSLDIYKDSICVSLASKKLVMWKLK
- the ANT1 gene encoding Ant1p (similar to uniprot|Q06497 Saccharomyces cerevisiae YPR128C ANT1 Peroxisomal adenine nucleotide transporter involved in beta-oxidation of medium-chain fatty acid required for peroxisome proliferation) codes for the protein MASLENAFVGAVSSGFANLAVYPLDLAKTVIQTQLKQGDLYPSSDVQADVSTKESTGSSKPKKHGIQQIKPKPEPPTATKESLEQRYKHALDVIVKVYRNEGFGGLYHGLSASLLGTFIQSFSYFFWYTLIRRHYFRVKKVKGEAARFSTIEELLLSMLAAATSQLFTNPINIVSTKQQTRRGLEGDNSFKAIAKEVYDEDGITGFWKSLKVSLVLTINPSITYASAEKLKDILYHVEWNAKDLNDSSLQLKPGQNFLIGVLSKIISTCLTHPLIVAKASLQRSSSKFTSFQEVLTYLYRHEGAHALWKGLLPQLTKGVIVQGLLFMFKGELAKHIKKLLFLLQVYRKGRTIKAN